Genomic window (Bifidobacteriaceae bacterium):
CAGGCGCCGCCCGCGCCGCCGACCGGCGAACGCCGGGCCGGGGCGGGCTTGGCCGTCGCCTACGTGGTCGCCTACCTGACCATGTACATAGCGCTGATGACGCCGGTCATGTCGACCCTGGCGGTCAAAGTCGGCTCCTTGACCACGGATTCCGGCAAAGTTGTCGCATTGTCGCTGGTCACCGGCGTGGGCGCGTTCTTCGCCTTCGTGGCCAACCCGATTGCGGGCGCCCTTTCGGACAGGACGACCTCCAAGCTGGGCATGCGCCGGCCCTGGCTGTTCGGCGGCGTGCTGGGCGGGGCCGTGGGCCTGGCGATCATCGGCTTGGCCACCCAGATTTGGATGGTGGTTGTGGGTTGGGCGATCGCCCAAGGCTGCTTCAACGCGACCCAAGCGGCGCTGCAGGCGATCCTGCCGGATCAAATCCCCGAACGCATGCGGGCCAAAGTGTCCGGCTGGCTGGGCGTGGCCCAAAACGTGGCGCCGTTGATCGGCATTGCGCTGGCGTTCTGGTTCGCGGACGCCGGGTTGCCCATCTCGCTCATGATCATCGTCCCGGCGGTCTTGGGGGTGGCGGGCGTGTTCACGCTGGCGTTCCTGCTCAAAGACCGGGTGCTTCGGCCCGAAGAGGCCACGCCCTTCCAAATGTTCAGCTTCCTCAAGAGCTTCTGGGTTTCGCCAAAACAGTTCCCGGACTTCGCCTGGGCCTGGCTCGGCCGGTTCTTGATCTTCTTCGGCTTCGCCTCCTACAACAACTACCAGGTCTACTTCCTGCAGGACCGGTTCGGCTACAGCGCCGCCCAGGCTCTCAGCTGGCAGCTTCGGCTGATGGTTGTCCAAGCCGTCATGTTGACGTTGGCGGCGGCCATTGGCGGCCAGCTTTCCGACCGCACCGGCCGGCGGAAGATCTTCGTGATCATCGCCGCGGTCCTGGCGGGCCTCGGGCTGGCCGTGTTCGCCATCGCCGAAAGCCCGCTCGTGTTGTACTACGGCGCGGGCCTTTGGGGCCTGGGCCTGGGCGCCTACCTAGCCGTCGACATCGCGTTGGTGACGGACGTCCTGCCGAACGCGCGCACGGAGGCCGCCAAGAACTTGGGCGTGTTCAACATTGCGAACGCGTTGCCGCAATCGCTCGCGCCCGCCGTGGCGCCGGCCTTCCTGGCGATCGGCGCGACCACCGCCATGAGCGCCAACTACACCTCCCTGTTCCTGGTCGCGGCGGTCTTCGCCCTGGCCGGAGCGGCCACCACCATGTTCATTAGAGGAGCCAAGTAATGACCGCCAACATCATGACCGGGCCGGAAACCGCGCGGGGCGTCACCCTGGAACGCGTTGACCAGTTGCTGGAGCAGTTGACCGACCAGGAGAAGCTGTCCCTGCTGGACGGCTTGGACTTCTGGCACACCCAGCCGGTTGAGCGCCTGGGCATCCCCGCGCTCATGCTCACAGACGGGCCCCACGGGCTGCGTAAACAATCCGGCGCGGCCGACCACCTGGGCTTGAACCAATCGGTCCCGGCCACCTGCTTCCCCACCGCCTCGGCGCTCGCGTCCTCGTGGGACGCGGACCTGGTCCAGGAGATCGGCCGGGCGCTGGGGGAAGAGGCGCGGGCCGAGCAAGTCGCCGTGGTGTTGGGCCCCGGCCTGAACATCAAACGCTCGCCGCTGTGCGGCCGCAACTTCGAGTACTTCTCGGAAGATCCGGCCCTTGGGGGCACCCTGGCGGCGGCCATGGCGCGCGGCATCCAAAGCCAAGGGATCGGCGCGTGCCTCAAACATTTCGCCGCCAACAACCAGGAGACCGACCGCATGCGCGTCTCCGCCGAAATCGACCCGCGCACCTTGCGGGAAATCTACCTGGCCGGCTTCGAACGGGCCGTCCGGGCAAGCCAGCCCTGGACGGTCATGTCCTCATACAACCGCATCAACGGCACCTATGCCGCCGGGTCGCGTTGGCTCTTGACCGACCTCTTGCGGGACTCCTGGGGGTTCGACGGCCTGGTCATGTCGGATTGGGGCGGCACCGACAACCGCCCCGAGGACCTGAAAGCCGGGCTCGACCTGGAAATGCCGAGCTCGTCCGGCCACGGCGCGGCCGCCGTCCGCGCGGCCCTAGCCCAGGGCCGCGCCACCATGGAGGATGTCGACCGGTCGGTTCGCCGCCTCCTGAGGCTGATCGCGCGGGCCGAGCCGGCCACCGAGCCGGGCCAGGGCTACGACAAAGAGGCCCACCACGACCTCGCCCGGCGGGCCGCCGCGCAATCGGCGGTCCTGCTCAAGAACGAGGGCGGCCTGCTGCCATTGGACCCGGCCAGCGGCGGGACGATCGCCGTGATCGGCGACTTCGCGCGCAGCCCGCGCTACCAAGGGTCGGGCTCGTCGGCGGTGAACCCCACGCGCCTTGACAACGCGCTCGACGCGATTGTGGACCTGGTGGACGACCGGAGGGAGGTCGTCTTCGCGCGGGGTTTCCTGGCGGAGGAGGAGGCGGGCGACCGGAGGCTGGTCGACCAAGCGGTGGCGGCGGCATCGTCGGCTGAAGCCGTTGTCCTGTTCTTGGGACTGCCGCCGAGCTACGAGTCGGAGGGCTACGACCGGGCCGACACCTCGTTGCCGGCGCCGCAACTGGAGTTGCTGGGCGAGGTCGCGGCGGCGAACCCCAATCTGGTCGTGGTGCTCTCGAACGGCGGGGTGGTGGACGTGGCGTCCTGGCAGTACCAGGCGCCGGCCGTGCTGGAGGGCTGGCTGGGCGGCCAGGCCGGCGGATCCGCCACCGCGGACCTGCTGTTCGGGCGGGTCAGCCCCGGCGGGAAACTGGCCGAGACGATCCCCTTGCGGTTGGAGGACAACCCCTCGTTCGGGAACTTCCCCGGCGAACGCGGAACCGTCCGCTACGGCGAGGGCACGCTGGTCGGCTACCGCTGGTATGACGCGCGCGGGTTCGAGGTCGCCTACCCGTTTGGGCACGGGCTCAGCTACACCACGTTCGCCTACTCGCCTTTGACTGCGGCGGTGTTGGAGGACGGGGCGCGGCCATCCGTCGAAGTCCGTCTGACGGTCCGGAACTCCGGGACCGTGCGGGGCCGGGAGGTGGCTCAGGTCTACGTGCGCGACCCGGTCGCGTCGGTGGCCCGCCCGCCCCAGGAACTGCGCGCCTTCACCGTGGTGGACTTGGAGCCGGGCGAGTCCCGCGAGGTGGCGTTCATGCTGGACGCGCGCGCGTTCGCGTTCTGGGACGTGTCATTGGGCCGCTGGTTCGTGGAGGGCGGGGACTTCGAGATCAGGTGCGGGTCCTCCTCCAGGGACGTGAGGTCCACGGCGACGGTGACGCTGGCCGGAGACCATGCCCAACGCCCGCTCAGCGTGAATTCGACTGCGAACGAGTGGCTGGCGGACCCGGTGCGCGGCCCCTGGCTGCGGGACCGGCTGGAGGGCACGGCCTTCGCGGGCCTGGCGACGGACCCGGGCATGGCCGCCCTGATGGGCCCCTCGCCCCTGATCCGGCTGACCCGCTTCGAGGGCTTCCCCGTCACCGAATCCGACCTGGCAACCCAGCTGCTGACGTAACCTCCGGCGCCGGCGTCGGCGTCAGCGGGCGGCTATCCCGGTGGCGACCAAGACCGCCCTCTCGATTTCCCTCATGACCTGGGCGGGAATCGAGCCAATGGCGGCGGCGCCCAGTCGCCTCCTCGGCGCCGCGGAGATTTTCTCCGCCATCGCCCAGGAAGGAGCTCTCAATCCGGTGCCCGGATCCGGGAGAACCATCACTCGGACATCCGGGGCGTCAACGTAGTCGCTGGTCAATGGGATGACTATGACGGAATCGGTTCCGATCGCCATGTCCTGGAAAATGATCACCGGGCGCGGCTTGCCCGTGTAGCCGGGCCCGCCCGCCGCCGTGAACACGTCACCGCGTCTCACTTCGCCTCGTCCAGGCCTTGCCAGGATTCGATCAGGTCCATGACCTCGGCCTCGTCGGCCTGATTGGCCGCGATGGCACGCCCCTGTTCTTCCAGGCTTGCGCGTCTTGAAACCATCCGGGTATCTGGCACCCAGATGCGGAGCTCGCGCAACGCGTCTTGCCGCTTGCGATCCCGGTGGGCTGCAGCCCTCGTTGCGTTGGTCTTCACCCGCATAACGTTACGCGCAACGTCACGCCGCCACAAGCCGGGCGGCCGCCGCAACGTGTCGCGGCTCCCAAGCGGCCCGGCCGCCAATCCTTACCCGGCCGCCGCGACCAGGACCGGCACGCGCACGGCCCGGATCGCGGGGGCGACGGCGGCGAGCACGCCCGCGAGCGCGCCCAGCAGCACAATCGCGCCTAGCTGGCCCCACGGGATGACCAGGTCCGTCAGTCCCTGATCCCGCAGCGTGCGGGCCAGGGCCACGCCCACCCCGGTGCCGATGGCCGCCCCGGACAGGGCCCCGCCCAAGGACAGGAGCACCGACTCCAGCACCACCGCGCCCGCGGTTTGGCCGCGGCCCAGGCCAACGGCCCGCAGCAGCCCCACCTCGCGGCGCCGTTCGATCACCGACAGCGCCAGAGTGTTGACAATGCCGAGCACCGCGATGACCACGGAAAGAGCCAGCAGGGAGTACGCGACCGCCAGGACGATGTCCACCAAGGCGTCGCCGGCGGCGATCACCTCCTCGCGGTCCTGGACTGTGAGGACCATGAACGGCGCGGCCGCCGCCGCGACGGCCGCCCTGGCGGCGGCCGGGTCGGCCCCGTCCTCGAAGCGGACAAGCGTCTGGTAGATCAGCCAATCTGACGGCGCCCCGATTACCGCCTCGAACAGCGCGGGACCCATCATCATGTCTTCTCCGCCCAGGCCGCGGTCGTAAACGTCCCCGATCTCGACTTCCGCGGCGCCGGCGGCGCCAGTCAACTCCAACCGGTCGCCCACGGCCCAGCCCCGGTCCCGGGCCGTGGCGTGGCTGACGATCACCTGGCCAGCGGCCACTGGCGAGCCGTCCACCCCCACCGCGCCCAGGTTGAGCGTGTCGTCGATCGCGGCCACAGGAACCCCGCCAATGAAGACCGGCTCCCCGTCCACTTCAGCCGTGCCCGCCAGCAGAGGATCAACTCTTGCGACGCCACCGGCGGCCGACAACGCCTCAATGGCCAATTCGGGCACCGCCACCCCCGCGCTGCCCGTGGCCGAAACCATCAGGTCCGCCGTCATCACATCGCCCAAGCCCGTCGTGATGGAAGCCCGCATCGAGGCGGCCGCCACGCCAACGGCGCTGACCAGCGCCACCCCGATCATCAACGCGCCCGCAGTGGCCGCGCCCCGCCGGGGGTTCCGCTGCACATTGCGGACGGCCAGGCGCCCAACCGGCCGCATCAGCCTTCCCAACACCAAGCCCGCGCCCCGGCCCCCCAGGGCGGTCAGAGCCGGGGACGCCACCAGCGCGCCTCCCACCAGCCCGGCTGCGCCCAGGCCCACCAGCACCGCAGACGGCGGGTCGGTCGCCAGGCCCGCCGCCGTCCCGGCGGCGCCAAGGAGCAGGACGGCCCCGCCCGCCCACGCCCGGCCGCGCAGCGGCTTGCCGAATTCGCTTTCCGCCTGGCGCAACGCCTCGATTGGGGCCACCCGGCCAGCCCGCCGGGCGGGCGCCGCCGCAGCCGCCAACGTCGCAGCCACCCCCACCGCCAAAGCCACCGCCACGTCTGACGCCCGCGTGGTCGCGTGGTCTCCCAGACTCATCCCCATGGCGCTGAACCCGCGCACGGCCAGGGTGGCCAGCCCTCTGCCCGCCACAATCCCAATGGCCGAGCCGATCAGCCCGATCACCGCCCCCTGCCCCAGCACCAGCCCGAACACCTGCCGCCCGGACGCGCCCAACGACCGCAGCAGCGCGTAGTGGGCGGTCTGGCGGCGCA
Coding sequences:
- a CDS encoding type II toxin-antitoxin system PemK/MazF family toxin, giving the protein MRRGDVFTAAGGPGYTGKPRPVIIFQDMAIGTDSVIVIPLTSDYVDAPDVRVMVLPDPGTGLRAPSWAMAEKISAAPRRRLGAAAIGSIPAQVMREIERAVLVATGIAAR
- a CDS encoding MFS transporter; translation: MATTLPASPTPHAQPAGPRGPKPSALAEADLVESPPDLERAVADAIGPSALRAPAPNRAQTGSVRPQAPPAPPTGERRAGAGLAVAYVVAYLTMYIALMTPVMSTLAVKVGSLTTDSGKVVALSLVTGVGAFFAFVANPIAGALSDRTTSKLGMRRPWLFGGVLGGAVGLAIIGLATQIWMVVVGWAIAQGCFNATQAALQAILPDQIPERMRAKVSGWLGVAQNVAPLIGIALAFWFADAGLPISLMIIVPAVLGVAGVFTLAFLLKDRVLRPEEATPFQMFSFLKSFWVSPKQFPDFAWAWLGRFLIFFGFASYNNYQVYFLQDRFGYSAAQALSWQLRLMVVQAVMLTLAAAIGGQLSDRTGRRKIFVIIAAVLAGLGLAVFAIAESPLVLYYGAGLWGLGLGAYLAVDIALVTDVLPNARTEAAKNLGVFNIANALPQSLAPAVAPAFLAIGATTAMSANYTSLFLVAAVFALAGAATTMFIRGAK
- a CDS encoding ABC transporter permease, yielding MLRLALKDLAAHAGRYAMSLVAVVIGIAFLSGTMQLREGIAHAFADLIDFQFDADAYLVPAKDGEAVLAADWMGDRVEQVVPLEAIPVIEAVDGVDRVAPDIRGGAVLAGADGTAIAGTGAGAPGLGLSWGSYEHGSTVRVAAGRPPAASGEVAIMEDTAERGHLAVGDATTVFTGETVLDVKVVGILEADAAGFLGASLTFFTTDQALDLYARDGGVARVAVYASDAGDTLALAERITEALAQVAGGAGSAGGEPGNGPAAAGDGGGTADAAGGAVAGGAAAGGEPRADGIGGMVADSGMAADSGMVVTGDELRADYTEELRAQLGAIGTLLTVFAAVALFIGCFVIFNTFAIAVRRQTAHYALLRSLGASGRQVFGLVLGQGAVIGLIGSAIGIVAGRGLATLAVRGFSAMGMSLGDHATTRASDVAVALAVGVAATLAAAAAPARRAGRVAPIEALRQAESEFGKPLRGRAWAGGAVLLLGAAGTAAGLATDPPSAVLVGLGAAGLVGGALVASPALTALGGRGAGLVLGRLMRPVGRLAVRNVQRNPRRGAATAGALMIGVALVSAVGVAAASMRASITTGLGDVMTADLMVSATGSAGVAVPELAIEALSAAGGVARVDPLLAGTAEVDGEPVFIGGVPVAAIDDTLNLGAVGVDGSPVAAGQVIVSHATARDRGWAVGDRLELTGAAGAAEVEIGDVYDRGLGGEDMMMGPALFEAVIGAPSDWLIYQTLVRFEDGADPAAARAAVAAAAAPFMVLTVQDREEVIAAGDALVDIVLAVAYSLLALSVVIAVLGIVNTLALSVIERRREVGLLRAVGLGRGQTAGAVVLESVLLSLGGALSGAAIGTGVGVALARTLRDQGLTDLVIPWGQLGAIVLLGALAGVLAAVAPAIRAVRVPVLVAAAG
- a CDS encoding antitoxin MazE family protein, translated to MKTNATRAAAHRDRKRQDALRELRIWVPDTRMVSRRASLEEQGRAIAANQADEAEVMDLIESWQGLDEAK
- a CDS encoding glycoside hydrolase family 3 C-terminal domain-containing protein yields the protein MTANIMTGPETARGVTLERVDQLLEQLTDQEKLSLLDGLDFWHTQPVERLGIPALMLTDGPHGLRKQSGAADHLGLNQSVPATCFPTASALASSWDADLVQEIGRALGEEARAEQVAVVLGPGLNIKRSPLCGRNFEYFSEDPALGGTLAAAMARGIQSQGIGACLKHFAANNQETDRMRVSAEIDPRTLREIYLAGFERAVRASQPWTVMSSYNRINGTYAAGSRWLLTDLLRDSWGFDGLVMSDWGGTDNRPEDLKAGLDLEMPSSSGHGAAAVRAALAQGRATMEDVDRSVRRLLRLIARAEPATEPGQGYDKEAHHDLARRAAAQSAVLLKNEGGLLPLDPASGGTIAVIGDFARSPRYQGSGSSAVNPTRLDNALDAIVDLVDDRREVVFARGFLAEEEAGDRRLVDQAVAAASSAEAVVLFLGLPPSYESEGYDRADTSLPAPQLELLGEVAAANPNLVVVLSNGGVVDVASWQYQAPAVLEGWLGGQAGGSATADLLFGRVSPGGKLAETIPLRLEDNPSFGNFPGERGTVRYGEGTLVGYRWYDARGFEVAYPFGHGLSYTTFAYSPLTAAVLEDGARPSVEVRLTVRNSGTVRGREVAQVYVRDPVASVARPPQELRAFTVVDLEPGESREVAFMLDARAFAFWDVSLGRWFVEGGDFEIRCGSSSRDVRSTATVTLAGDHAQRPLSVNSTANEWLADPVRGPWLRDRLEGTAFAGLATDPGMAALMGPSPLIRLTRFEGFPVTESDLATQLLT